In Zingiber officinale cultivar Zhangliang chromosome 3B, Zo_v1.1, whole genome shotgun sequence, a single window of DNA contains:
- the LOC122056664 gene encoding short-chain dehydrogenase TIC 32 B, chloroplastic-like: MGYFREATGIPGPSGFGSASTAEQVTEGIDASGLTVIITGGSSGIGAETARVMALRGAHVIIGARNTEAAESVKQSILQNTPSARIDTIHLELSSQKSVRDFSDRFLSMNLPLNILINNAGVMYCPFKLSEDGIEMQFATNHIGHFLLTNLLLPKIKSTAEKTGIEGRIVNLSSAAHLTTYRGGIRFNKINDKAAYNDKLAYGQSKLANILHANELARRLKEEGVNVTANSVHPGLIKTNLGRHATIFVAVLRATTCVLWKSIPQGAATTCYVALHPSVKGVSGKYFADCNIEKTTANGRNETLARKLWEYSETLIKSN; this comes from the exons ATGGGATACTTCCGGGAAGCCACTGGCATCCCCGGACCAAGCGGCTTCGGATCGGCTTCCACCGCTGAGCAAGTCACCGAAGGCATCGACGCATCCGGCCTCACCGTCATCATCACCG GGGGAAGCAGTGGGATTGGAGCGGAGACTGCAAGAGTGATGGCCCTCAGAGGTGCTCATGTCATCATTGGTGCTAGGAACACGGAGGCTGCCGAAAGTGTGAAGCAGAGTATTCTACAGAACACTCCATCTGCCAGAATTGACACTATACACCTCGAACTTAGCTCACAGAAGTCCGTGCGAGACTTTTCTGACAGATTTCTTTCGATGAATCTACCTCTCAATATCTTGAT AAACAATGCTGGTGTTATGTACTGCCCATTCAAGCTTTCAGAGGACGGGATAGAGATGCAGTTTGCTACGAATCATATCG GTCACTTTTTGTTGACAAATCTTCTGCTTCCAAAGATTAAAAGCACAGCAGAGAAAACAGGGATTGAAGGTCGTATCGTGAACTTATCTTCTGCAgctcacctcacaacatatagAGGAGGAATAAGATTCAACAAAATCAACGACAAGGCTGC ATACAATGATAAATTGGCATATGGACAGTCCAAATTGGCAAACATATTGCACGCTAATGAGCTCGCTAGGCGCTTAAAG GAAGAGGGCGTCAATGTTACGGCAAATTCTGTTCATCCTGGACTTATTAAGACGAACTTGGGGAGACACGCAACTATCTTTGTTG CCGTGCTAAGAGCTACAACTTGCGTATTGTGGAAGAGTATTCCTCAG GGAGCAGCGACTACCTGCTACGTCGCATTGCATCCGAGTGTGAAGGGAGTCAGCGGGAAATACTTTGCTGACTGCAACATCGAGAAGACAACTGCCAACGGTCGAAATGAGACATTAGCAAGAAAGCTTTGGGAGTACAGCGAGACGCTCATTAAATCAAATTAG
- the LOC121968406 gene encoding short-chain dehydrogenase TIC 32 B, chloroplastic-like has product MRYFSQATGIRGPSGFGSRSTAEQVTDGIDAFGRTVIITGGSSGIGVETARVMALHGAHVIIGARNLEAADSVKQGILQNTPSAKIDIIELELSSQKSVRAFAGKFLAMNLPLNILINNAGVMNCPYNLSEDGIELQFATNHIGHFLLTNLLLDKMKSTAEETGIEGRIVILSSAAHLVTYREGIRFDKINDKNTYNSHSAYGQSKLANILHAKELAKHLKEEGANVTVNAVNPGLIKTNLMRHSVFYVTMLRVLLFVLWKNIPQGAATSCYVALHPSLKGVSGEYFADCNIETPTAKGRNEELAKKLWELSETLIK; this is encoded by the exons ATGAGATACTTCAGCCAAGCCACTGGAATCCGTGGGCCAAGTGGCTTTGGCTCCCGATCCACCGCCGAGCAGGTCACTGACGGCATCGACGCCTTCGGCCGCACAGTCATCATCACCG GCGGTAGCAGCGGGATCGGCGTGGAGACGGCGAGGGTGATGGCCCTCCATGGCGCCCATGTCATCATCGGAGCTAGAAATCTTGAGGCCGCCGACTCCGTCAAGCAAGGCATCCTCCAGAACACTCCCTCCGCTAAGATCGACATCATCGAGCTTGAACTTAGCTCACAGAAATCAGTGCGAGCCTTCGCCGGCAAGTTCCTCGCCATGAACCTTCCCCTCAACATCTTGAT aAACAATGCTGGAGTTATGAACTGCCCTTACAATCTCTCGGAGGATGGAATAGAGTTACAATTTGCCACAAATCATATCG GTCATTTTTTGCTGACCAACCTTCTGCTTGACAAAATGAAGAGCACAGCAGAGGAGACTGGGATCGAGGGTCGCATCGTGATCCTATCGTCTGCGGCTCATTTGGTGACATATCGAGAAGGGATTCGATTCGACAAGATCAACGACAAGAACAC GTACAACAGCCATTCTGCCTATGGACAGTCTAAATTGGCAAACATATTGCATGCTAAGGAGCTAGCCAAACACTTGAAG GAAGAAGGCGCGAACGTTACGGTGAATGCTGTTAATCCTGGTCTCATCAAGACTAACTTGATGAGACACTCGGTCTTCTACGTTA CTATGTTGAGAGTTCTCCTTTTCGTCTTGTGGAAGAACATACCTCAG GGAGCTGCTACTTCGTGCTATGTCGCATTGCATCCAAGCTTGAAGGGAGTGAGCGGGGAATACTTCGCTGATTGCAACATCGAAACGCCAACCGCAAAGGGTAGAAATGAAGAACTAGCAAAAAAGCTCTGGGAGTTGAGTGAAACCCTAATCAAATAA